A genomic segment from Trichocoleus sp. encodes:
- a CDS encoding tyrosine-type recombinase/integrase, with amino-acid sequence MSHSSDPILPIVPLPVAAIEGGKATKSRSNESPDIRHWQIEEFLRQTGKADNTQRTYRGQLQRFISWCDKSWLDVTPSDIGKYRRDLKRKGLKPTSINHSLNTLRSFYGWLRRSNGYPMNQPLPTDAIDLEREPEPQADHIEKEDLAQIKQVLELEEQTARRAASDTGVRDRAIVAVLSHGLRASEVSALNVEHWNGRILKVYRSKGQNVSEVPLSQEARLALAAYLEWRRQQGGTFEPLLQSPMFLTQAPRVMGERLGYQGLRLMVKKLAKMAGVEDLYPHRFRHTFGTQVTRLGVDPLFGKELMGIKSDRVFQRYTKGVFKQAAAQAYLQAIGEENDQQS; translated from the coding sequence ATGTCTCATTCTTCTGACCCCATTTTGCCGATCGTCCCTCTTCCTGTAGCTGCCATTGAAGGCGGGAAGGCAACCAAATCTCGATCGAACGAATCTCCTGATATCCGCCACTGGCAGATTGAGGAGTTCCTGCGGCAGACCGGGAAGGCAGACAACACGCAGCGAACGTATCGAGGACAGTTGCAACGATTCATCTCCTGGTGCGACAAGTCCTGGCTCGATGTCACTCCCAGTGATATTGGGAAGTATCGACGAGATCTCAAGCGCAAGGGGTTGAAGCCTACATCCATCAATCATTCGCTCAATACGCTTCGATCGTTTTATGGCTGGTTGCGTCGCAGTAATGGGTATCCCATGAACCAACCTCTGCCCACGGATGCGATCGATCTGGAGCGGGAGCCGGAACCCCAAGCCGATCACATTGAAAAGGAAGACCTTGCTCAGATCAAGCAAGTGCTGGAACTGGAGGAGCAAACTGCGAGGCGCGCTGCCTCTGACACAGGGGTGCGCGATCGGGCGATCGTTGCGGTGCTGAGTCACGGACTGCGGGCATCGGAGGTGTCTGCCCTGAATGTGGAGCACTGGAATGGCAGAATCCTCAAGGTGTATCGATCGAAGGGACAGAATGTGTCAGAAGTGCCCTTGAGCCAGGAGGCAAGATTAGCGTTAGCAGCATATCTGGAATGGCGACGACAGCAGGGTGGAACCTTTGAGCCGTTGCTGCAAAGTCCAATGTTTCTCACACAAGCACCAAGGGTGATGGGGGAGCGGTTAGGGTATCAAGGTTTGCGGTTGATGGTGAAGAAGCTGGCGAAGATGGCTGGTGTGGAAGATCTTTATCCGCACCGGTTTCGGCATACGTTTGGGACCCAGGTGACGCGGCTGGGAGTAGACCCACTGTTCGGTAAGGAGTTGATGGGGATCAAGAGCGATCGTGTCTTTCAGCGCTATACCAAAGGTGTTTTTAAGCAGGCAGCAGCTCAGGCTTACTTGCAGGCGATCGGCGAAGAGAACGACCAGCAGTCTTAG
- a CDS encoding site-specific integrase produces the protein MVIRMNQPLPTDAIDLEREPEAEADHIEQKDLVQIKQALALDKRTTIRDRAIIAVLSHGLRASEVSALDVEHWNGKVLKVYRSKGQNVSEVPLGQEARSHLEAYLEWRGQQGRTFEPLPQSPMFLTQAPRMIGERLGYQGLRLMVKQLAKVAGVEDMHSHRFRHTFGTEVTRMGVDPLFGKELMGIKRAQLR, from the coding sequence ATGGTTATCCGGATGAATCAACCTTTGCCCACAGATGCGATCGATTTGGAGCGTGAACCGGAGGCAGAAGCTGATCACATTGAGCAGAAAGATCTTGTCCAGATCAAGCAAGCATTAGCATTAGATAAACGGACAACGATTCGTGACCGTGCCATTATTGCTGTCCTGAGTCATGGGCTGCGAGCATCAGAAGTGTCTGCATTAGATGTCGAGCACTGGAATGGCAAAGTGCTCAAGGTGTATCGATCGAAGGGGCAGAATGTGTCAGAAGTGCCTTTGGGCCAGGAAGCGCGATCCCATCTAGAAGCATATCTGGAGTGGCGGGGGCAGCAGGGTAGAACCTTTGAGCCGCTACCGCAGAGTCCCATGTTTCTGACGCAAGCACCAAGGATGATAGGAGAACGGTTGGGTTATCAGGGGTTACGGCTGATGGTGAAGCAACTGGCGAAGGTGGCGGGAGTAGAAGATATGCATTCACATCGGTTCCGGCATACATTTGGGACAGAGGTGACAAGGATGGGAGTAGACCCTCTGTTTGGCAAGGAGTTGATGGGCATCAAGAGAGCGCAGCTTCGCTGA
- a CDS encoding peptidoglycan-binding protein: MPLNISRHNNSHDPQAPPTVRDVQTALQHKDIEVAVDGIFGPQTEAAVEAFQAKSHLTVDGIVGPHTWNALQAHNSPPHPGSISAPLVKKLVNVVPADIQSYAHRSIPLILHECDANQVTLREQIAYILATAQHESLLGKYLTELSSGKQYEGRKDLGNTQPGDGVRFKGRGYVQITGRRNYTDWSKRLQINLTGNPKQAAEPAIAAKVLVRGMQLGTFTGKKLSDYLNSSKRDFVNARRIVNGLDKADVIAGYAKAFFSVLV, translated from the coding sequence ATGCCACTCAATATTTCACGACACAACAACTCCCACGATCCACAAGCACCGCCAACGGTGAGAGATGTTCAAACTGCATTGCAACACAAGGATATTGAGGTTGCAGTTGATGGGATCTTTGGTCCTCAAACCGAAGCGGCTGTGGAAGCATTTCAAGCAAAATCTCATCTGACGGTAGATGGAATTGTGGGTCCGCACACTTGGAACGCACTACAAGCGCATAACTCACCACCACATCCAGGTTCTATCTCTGCTCCTTTAGTTAAAAAATTGGTGAACGTCGTTCCTGCCGATATTCAAAGCTATGCTCACCGATCGATTCCTTTAATTCTGCATGAGTGTGATGCGAACCAGGTTACTTTACGTGAACAAATTGCCTATATTTTGGCAACCGCACAGCATGAATCGCTGTTGGGCAAATATTTAACCGAGTTGTCGAGTGGGAAACAGTACGAGGGACGCAAGGACTTGGGAAACACCCAGCCTGGGGACGGAGTGCGGTTTAAGGGCAGAGGCTATGTGCAGATCACTGGACGACGCAACTATACAGATTGGTCAAAGCGACTCCAAATCAATTTAACGGGTAATCCAAAACAGGCGGCAGAACCAGCGATCGCTGCTAAGGTGCTAGTTCGAGGAATGCAGCTAGGAACGTTTACTGGAAAGAAGCTGAGTGATTACTTAAACAGTTCAAAACGCGACTTCGTGAATGCTAGGCGAATTGTCAATGGCTTGGATAAAGCTGACGTAATTGCGGGCTATGCAAAAGCGTTCTTCAGCGTTTTGGTATAG
- a CDS encoding peptidoglycan-binding protein — MLLPVSKHQNSKGDHVRTIQGRLNHYGAHLSVDGVFGSKTDAAVRAFQAQHKLEVDGIVGPKTWAALSGGSVDPKPTSASVKAILGRARGELGNGEQPSGSNRTKYGEWYGANGHPWCAMFVSWVFAHEGMPLSFTTKKGFAYCPSGMAGFKARGQWHVSGPRPGDVVFFNWDGGRVDHVGIVESVNKDGSITTIEGNTSHNKVEHRHRSGKTIAGYGRPNYK; from the coding sequence ATGTTACTACCTGTCTCAAAGCACCAGAACTCTAAAGGTGACCATGTCCGGACAATTCAAGGGCGGCTCAATCATTACGGTGCTCACTTATCTGTTGATGGCGTTTTTGGTTCTAAAACGGATGCGGCTGTAAGAGCGTTTCAAGCTCAGCATAAGCTTGAAGTTGATGGAATTGTTGGACCCAAAACATGGGCAGCGCTCAGCGGTGGTTCCGTTGATCCAAAACCAACTTCAGCCAGTGTTAAAGCAATCCTGGGTCGTGCTCGAGGTGAGCTTGGGAATGGAGAGCAGCCATCTGGCAGCAATCGCACCAAGTATGGCGAGTGGTATGGCGCGAACGGGCATCCCTGGTGTGCCATGTTCGTCTCTTGGGTGTTTGCTCACGAAGGCATGCCCCTATCGTTTACCACGAAAAAAGGGTTTGCCTACTGCCCTTCAGGAATGGCTGGATTTAAGGCACGAGGTCAATGGCATGTCTCTGGTCCTCGTCCTGGTGATGTCGTGTTCTTCAACTGGGACGGCGGCAGAGTTGATCATGTGGGAATTGTGGAGTCCGTTAATAAGGATGGTTCCATTACCACGATCGAAGGCAATACCAGCCACAACAAGGTGGAGCATCGGCATCGTAGCGGAAAAACAATTGCTGGCTATGGGCGCCCTAACTATAAATAG
- a CDS encoding pentapeptide repeat-containing protein, with protein MKASEVLSRYATGERNFRHINLRGANLDGINLESANLTWADLSGATLHRAKLKNANLLEALALHTDFTGATLTGACLKAWNIDSHTNLENVDCRYVYLLRDQQERRPSSGDFAPGEFTKLFEEALNTVDLIFRNGVDWKAFVAAFQTVQVQNEDTELTIQSIENKGDGVVVVRVNVPPETNKFTVSLTSSMSLPSRLSKQNTRQNCRRKKVKLSSIVSKAPICGLQLIP; from the coding sequence ATGAAAGCCAGCGAAGTCTTAAGCCGCTATGCCACTGGAGAACGTAACTTTCGCCATATCAACCTTCGAGGTGCCAACTTAGATGGGATCAATCTAGAAAGCGCCAACCTAACTTGGGCTGACTTAAGTGGCGCTACGCTGCACCGTGCTAAGCTGAAAAACGCCAATCTGCTTGAAGCACTGGCATTACATACCGATTTCACAGGAGCAACTCTCACCGGAGCTTGCTTGAAAGCGTGGAATATTGATAGCCACACGAACTTAGAAAATGTTGATTGTCGATATGTGTATCTCCTGCGCGACCAGCAAGAACGTCGTCCCAGCAGTGGTGATTTTGCGCCTGGTGAGTTCACTAAACTATTTGAGGAAGCCCTGAATACCGTTGACCTGATCTTTCGCAATGGTGTGGACTGGAAAGCCTTCGTTGCTGCCTTTCAAACCGTTCAGGTGCAAAACGAAGATACCGAACTAACCATTCAGAGCATTGAGAATAAAGGCGACGGAGTAGTGGTGGTGCGAGTCAATGTGCCGCCAGAGACAAATAAGTTCACAGTGAGTTTAACCAGCAGTATGAGCTTGCCCTCAAGGCTCTCGAAGCAAAATACCAGGCAGAATTGCAGGCGAAAGAAGGTGAAATTGTCATCTATCGTGAGCAAAGCACCAATATGTGGGCTGCAATTAATTCCCTAG
- a CDS encoding NACHT domain-containing protein has translation MSQPQPPFDPNQPSFSELNARREAELRQNAPSSDERHIAIDGNVEGCAVVSGDNNTVSHTVEVQNYFQPLSTPRSSTEQKLLNQVKAEVTSRLQQSLHNAIFINLLKDTQPNQVVRFWDAEVKIGATPPQALPEDTTILQVFDRDDIAGRLLILGKPGAGKTTTQLELAKALCDRCEQQSDYPIPVLVNLSTWKMTTQSIPSWLVTELNSKYGLRRDIGVQWLKEFKLLPLLDGLDELDSQRQSPCIDAINQFIHGESAPSRLVVASRFEEYERLNTSLQLNGAICLRELTDRQIQNYLANANQSVLWNAIAEDKALLEFVRPPLLLSMAVLAYQGEAGLKWQRLQSSQARLEHLLDAYIRRMVEQSPLTQRGKNRCKQQTNYSPKQARLWLVWLAQQMERESQTEFLIERIQPSWLPNQKLVMTYCRRTKLILGLTGGLIFGLILGLTGGLIFGLIFGLIFGLTGGLIFGLIFGLDSIAVIESLTWSWATAKDGLINGLIHGLIVAGLIIGLLLLAVLGNDFGLTSGLIFGLISYGLSFGAGIGLINGLIHGLIHGLPGSEVEEKSFPNQGMWKILRTSLIRLLIFGLIGGLSVEMAIGLSGLVSGLISGLISGLISGLISGLISGLIFGLSDCIKHVTLRIVLHDNGYIPWNYARFLNYCTNCLLLQRVGGRYRFMHKLLQEHFAAMPFEKP, from the coding sequence ATGAGTCAACCACAGCCTCCGTTTGATCCGAATCAGCCGTCATTCTCTGAACTTAATGCTCGGCGTGAAGCGGAGCTGCGTCAAAACGCGCCTAGTAGCGACGAGCGTCATATTGCAATAGATGGAAATGTGGAAGGCTGTGCCGTTGTCTCAGGTGATAACAATACTGTTAGCCATACTGTTGAAGTACAGAACTACTTTCAACCTCTATCAACTCCACGATCGTCTACTGAGCAAAAGCTACTGAATCAGGTTAAAGCAGAGGTGACATCCCGGCTGCAACAGTCGCTGCACAATGCCATCTTCATTAATCTGCTCAAAGATACTCAACCTAATCAAGTTGTCCGATTTTGGGATGCAGAGGTCAAAATTGGGGCTACTCCACCTCAAGCTTTGCCAGAAGACACCACGATTTTGCAGGTGTTTGATCGTGATGACATTGCAGGTAGGCTGCTGATTCTAGGGAAACCAGGAGCCGGTAAAACCACAACTCAACTGGAACTGGCAAAAGCCCTATGCGATCGCTGTGAGCAGCAATCGGACTATCCAATCCCAGTTTTAGTCAACCTCTCGACCTGGAAGATGACGACCCAATCGATTCCGAGTTGGCTAGTTACAGAACTGAACTCGAAGTACGGTCTCAGGCGAGATATTGGAGTTCAATGGCTCAAAGAGTTCAAGCTGTTGCCTCTGCTTGACGGGCTAGACGAACTCGATTCACAACGACAATCGCCTTGCATTGATGCGATTAATCAGTTCATTCATGGGGAGAGCGCACCCTCCCGCCTGGTTGTCGCAAGTCGCTTTGAGGAGTACGAGCGACTGAACACATCGCTTCAACTAAATGGAGCGATTTGCTTGCGGGAACTGACCGATCGCCAGATTCAGAACTACCTTGCGAACGCTAATCAATCTGTTCTCTGGAATGCCATTGCGGAGGATAAAGCCTTGCTGGAGTTCGTGCGTCCACCGTTACTCCTGAGCATGGCGGTTCTGGCTTATCAGGGAGAGGCAGGATTAAAATGGCAACGCTTACAGTCATCGCAAGCGCGACTAGAACACTTGTTGGATGCATACATCAGGCGGATGGTAGAGCAGAGTCCCTTAACTCAGAGGGGCAAGAATAGATGCAAGCAGCAGACAAACTACAGCCCCAAGCAAGCTCGGTTATGGCTGGTTTGGCTAGCTCAACAGATGGAGCGCGAGTCTCAAACCGAGTTTTTAATCGAAAGAATACAGCCCTCCTGGCTCCCCAATCAAAAGCTCGTCATGACCTACTGTCGTCGAACAAAGTTGATTTTGGGGCTAACTGGTGGGCTGATTTTTGGGCTGATTTTGGGGCTAACTGGTGGACTGATTTTTGGGCTGATTTTTGGGCTGATTTTTGGGCTAACCGGTGGGCTGATTTTTGGGCTGATTTTTGGGCTGGATAGTATAGCGGTAATCGAATCTCTAACTTGGTCTTGGGCTACAGCGAAAGACGGGCTAATTAATGGGTTAATTCATGGGCTGATTGTTGCTGGGCTGATTATTGGGCTTCTTCTATTGGCTGTGCTAGGTAATGATTTTGGGCTAACTAGTGGGCTAATTTTTGGGCTGATTTCTTATGGGCTGAGTTTCGGGGCAGGTATTGGGCTAATTAATGGGTTAATTCATGGGTTAATTCATGGGCTGCCTGGTTCAGAAGTGGAGGAAAAGTCCTTTCCAAATCAAGGAATGTGGAAAATCTTACGAACTAGTTTGATTAGGCTGCTAATTTTTGGGTTGATCGGCGGGCTGAGTGTTGAGATGGCTATCGGGTTAAGTGGACTGGTTAGTGGATTGATTAGTGGATTGATTAGTGGACTGATTAGTGGATTGATTAGTGGATTGATTAGTGGATTGATTTTTGGACTATCTGACTGCATCAAGCATGTAACCCTTCGCATCGTTCTCCATGACAATGGATACATCCCTTGGAATTACGCTAGGTTTCTTAATTACTGCACCAATTGTCTACTCCTTCAACGAGTCGGGGGGCGGTATCGCTTCATGCACAAGTTGCTACAAGAACATTTTGCCGCCATGCCCTTTGAGAAACCTTAG
- a CDS encoding CHAT domain-containing protein, with protein MKLNKVLILAANPQNTDRLRLDEEVREIQTALESSRTANQFEIIMRWAVRVDDLQKVLLDYSPQIVHFSGHGSGEQGLVLENESGKLQMVNTKALATLFSLFQDTIQCVCLNACYSEIQAEAIHQFIDCVVGMNQPIGDKAAIKFAQGFYRAIGADRSFEEAYKLGCNAIDLENNPDVSVPVLKYRHRPTAALEPAIAPAPPAALPTSTPTPSMTSHQNRSVSVNGSMTGSAIITGDNNTASVQFQPAALPQPQTVDMVSVLEALQPILTQLDTPDSRKINNAVDDAKEELKKPDPSKDEVGKALDRAMTYAQKANGFAEAIDKLRPHVEKAAAWLGGNWYKLLTLVHLGL; from the coding sequence ATGAAACTGAATAAAGTTTTGATTCTTGCAGCGAATCCCCAAAACACCGATCGTCTCAGATTGGATGAAGAAGTGCGAGAAATTCAAACGGCATTGGAATCCTCTAGAACGGCTAATCAGTTTGAAATCATTATGCGATGGGCGGTGCGAGTCGATGATTTGCAAAAAGTGCTCCTCGATTATTCCCCTCAAATTGTTCATTTCTCCGGTCATGGCAGCGGAGAACAAGGGTTGGTACTGGAGAACGAGTCTGGAAAACTCCAGATGGTTAATACAAAAGCACTGGCAACGCTATTCTCGCTCTTTCAAGACACGATTCAGTGTGTCTGTCTGAACGCTTGTTATTCAGAGATTCAGGCAGAAGCGATTCATCAGTTCATTGATTGTGTTGTGGGCATGAATCAACCCATTGGTGACAAAGCTGCAATTAAATTTGCTCAAGGTTTTTATCGTGCGATTGGAGCAGACCGCTCGTTTGAGGAAGCCTATAAGTTGGGCTGTAATGCAATTGACCTGGAGAATAATCCAGATGTATCCGTGCCCGTGTTGAAGTACCGACATCGACCAACTGCTGCTCTGGAACCTGCGATCGCTCCAGCTCCTCCCGCTGCGCTTCCAACTTCTACTCCCACTCCATCAATGACTTCTCATCAAAACCGAAGTGTCTCGGTCAATGGCTCGATGACAGGCAGTGCCATTATAACTGGCGATAACAATACTGCCTCAGTTCAATTCCAACCTGCCGCTCTGCCTCAGCCGCAAACGGTAGATATGGTTTCAGTGCTGGAAGCGTTACAACCGATTCTGACGCAGCTCGATACCCCCGACTCGCGCAAAATCAATAATGCTGTTGATGATGCCAAAGAAGAACTGAAGAAACCTGATCCCAGCAAAGATGAAGTGGGGAAAGCACTCGATCGCGCAATGACCTACGCACAGAAAGCCAATGGGTTTGCGGAAGCGATCGATAAGCTGCGTCCTCATGTTGAAAAAGCAGCAGCATGGCTGGGTGGGAATTGGTACAAACTGCTGACTTTAGTCCATCTGGGATTGTGA
- a CDS encoding pentapeptide repeat-containing protein yields the protein MSEASQGDDRHIAIRRDVIGSAIVIGNRNKVVIYNYHLDRQVEIETKPSTSHLAANPYRGLAAFQVEDANVYFGREAQIDRLWNRLRELQERAVQDKPPVRLLPILGASGSGKSSLARAGLLPELARRPLPGYQQTYVAIMKPGKNPLEGLARVLARIATNDPSPSTKRAEFEAILRQSGGQGAHDQLRKIVNDIPCLESSPLVILIDQLEEIYSLCKDANERAIFIDNLIEAASSAEARVSVVITMRLDFAGETQRHPLLNQIIGSDQSVILPVMTLQELHRAIAEPARQARHPLDEGVVDRLIEQTEGREGALPLLQFTLTSIWEGLEQGKSPTETLKAIGGVGGALAGEAQRIYSNLSAKEKDIARRVFIGLVELGEGTRDTRRRATIDSLVSAQDKATLVREVMGRFSVPGARLLTLSSVEGKEVAEVTHEALLDHWQQIREWLDGQRDRIRQQRRINALAEEWEKQGKKRGYLLQGRQLDDARSFQKRYAETLPLTECAAEFVRKSVQQRWLNRAAVASFLILPLLVVDSFLREEAIQRNYVTLDSEDISGKPEAVKALTKGCGHLQPLPDWFKPMGERIFGACRTLRRKKLAKTYLSGADLSGVDLSDANLSHADLSRADLSRAHLSHADLREANLSHANLSHANLSGVDLSGVDLSDTDLSNLDLREANLSGVDLSDANLSHANLSRADLGGAHLYNANLSGAHLSDANLSDANFHDANLSSAHLSYADLREANLSGADLSDALLYDADLGGARLYNADLSRAILLAINLSNSKGLEQPQLSNSEDSPLLCHTKLPAELKHLADRDCDRLPQMLLERSPNSVKNLEDAKDIVERSEFSPPPYSSDLAPTSLTR from the coding sequence ATGAGTGAAGCAAGTCAGGGAGACGATCGACATATTGCGATTCGGCGAGATGTGATTGGCAGTGCGATCGTAATTGGGAATCGCAACAAAGTTGTGATTTACAACTACCATCTCGATCGCCAGGTCGAAATTGAGACAAAACCCTCCACGTCTCACCTAGCTGCAAACCCCTATCGCGGGCTGGCGGCTTTTCAGGTGGAAGATGCAAATGTCTATTTTGGGCGAGAAGCTCAGATCGATCGATTGTGGAATCGATTGCGTGAATTGCAGGAGCGGGCGGTTCAGGACAAGCCTCCTGTACGCTTGCTACCGATTCTGGGAGCATCCGGGTCTGGAAAATCTTCACTGGCTCGTGCTGGGTTGCTGCCGGAATTAGCTCGACGCCCGCTGCCTGGATATCAGCAAACCTATGTCGCCATTATGAAGCCAGGGAAAAACCCGTTAGAAGGACTAGCTAGAGTTTTAGCTCGCATCGCGACGAATGACCCTAGCCCTTCAACAAAACGGGCGGAATTTGAGGCAATCTTGAGGCAATCGGGTGGACAGGGAGCCCATGATCAGTTGAGGAAGATTGTGAATGACATTCCCTGTCTTGAGTCCTCTCCTCTGGTTATCCTAATTGATCAATTGGAGGAGATTTATTCACTTTGTAAGGATGCGAATGAGCGAGCAATTTTCATTGACAATTTGATTGAGGCAGCATCCTCTGCTGAAGCTCGCGTCTCAGTCGTCATAACGATGCGGCTGGATTTTGCCGGAGAAACTCAACGTCACCCACTGCTTAATCAAATCATTGGTTCTGATCAAAGTGTGATCCTGCCGGTCATGACCTTACAAGAGTTGCACCGAGCGATCGCAGAACCTGCCAGGCAAGCCAGACATCCCCTAGACGAGGGGGTTGTCGATCGCTTGATTGAGCAAACCGAAGGGCGTGAAGGAGCACTGCCGCTGTTACAGTTCACCCTGACGAGCATCTGGGAAGGGCTGGAACAGGGCAAATCTCCAACAGAAACACTAAAAGCAATTGGGGGGGTTGGCGGGGCACTGGCAGGGGAAGCCCAACGAATTTACAGCAACTTGAGTGCCAAGGAGAAAGACATTGCCAGACGTGTGTTCATCGGCTTGGTAGAGCTTGGAGAAGGAACAAGGGACACGCGGCGCAGAGCCACCATTGACAGCTTGGTATCAGCCCAAGATAAGGCAACATTGGTGCGAGAGGTGATGGGGCGCTTCTCAGTACCTGGAGCACGGTTGCTGACGCTTTCAAGCGTTGAAGGCAAAGAGGTAGCAGAAGTGACGCATGAGGCGCTGCTAGACCACTGGCAACAGATCAGGGAATGGCTGGACGGACAACGAGACCGCATTCGCCAACAGCGACGCATTAATGCTCTAGCTGAGGAATGGGAAAAGCAAGGCAAGAAGCGAGGTTATCTTTTGCAGGGACGGCAGTTAGATGATGCTCGCAGTTTTCAGAAACGATATGCCGAGACCTTGCCTCTGACTGAGTGTGCAGCAGAGTTTGTGCGGAAGAGTGTGCAGCAGCGCTGGCTTAACCGAGCAGCAGTTGCCAGTTTCCTGATACTGCCACTGCTTGTCGTAGATAGCTTTTTACGAGAAGAGGCAATCCAACGCAACTATGTGACTCTAGATAGCGAAGACATATCAGGCAAACCAGAGGCAGTAAAGGCATTAACTAAAGGATGTGGCCACTTGCAACCACTTCCGGACTGGTTTAAACCTATGGGTGAGCGGATATTTGGAGCCTGCCGAACACTGAGGCGTAAGAAGTTGGCGAAGACCTACCTCAGCGGCGCCGACCTCAGCGGTGTCGACCTCAGCGACGCCAACCTCAGCCACGCCGACCTCAGCCGCGCCGACCTCAGCCGCGCTCACCTCAGCCATGCCGACCTCCGTGAAGCCAACCTCAGCCACGCCAACCTCAGCCACGCCAACCTCAGTGGTGTCGACCTCAGTGGTGTCGACCTCAGCGACACCGACCTCAGTAACCTCGACCTCCGTGAAGCCAACCTCAGCGGTGTCGACCTCAGCGACGCCAACCTCAGCCACGCCAATCTCAGCCGCGCCGACCTCGGCGGCGCCCACCTCTACAACGCCAACCTCAGCGGCGCTCACCTCAGCGACGCCAACCTCAGCGACGCCAACTTCCACGACGCCAACCTCAGCAGCGCTCACCTCAGCTATGCCGACCTCCGTGAAGCCAACCTCAGCGGCGCCGACCTCAGCGACGCCCTACTCTACGATGCTGACCTTGGTGGCGCCAGACTCTACAACGCCGACCTCAGCAGAGCGATTCTACTAGCGATTAATCTCAGCAACAGCAAAGGATTAGAACAGCCTCAACTGAGTAACTCAGAGGATTCGCCGCTTCTTTGCCACACAAAACTTCCTGCTGAATTAAAACATTTAGCCGATCGTGATTGCGATCGACTGCCCCAAATGCTTCTGGAAAGGTCTCCAAACAGCGTGAAGAACCTGGAAGACGCAAAGGATATTGTGGAAAGGAGTGAGTTCAGTCCCCCTCCATATAGCTCAGATCTAGCGCCGACCTCTCTAACGCGCTAA